The Anaerosoma tenue genome has a window encoding:
- the galU gene encoding UTP--glucose-1-phosphate uridylyltransferase GalU, translating into MKAVIPAAGLGTRFLPATKEQPKEMLPVVGKPVIQYVVEEAVDAGVDDVLVVTGRGKRAIEDHFDRSAELEDLLERAGNTEKLRQVRQISELADVFYVRQGRPRGLGHAVLCAAPHTLDQPFFVMLGDVIVPDNNVLPRLQEIHEKYGASVIAVEPVEREYVSRYGVIAGREVEPGVWEVTDLVEKPPANEAPSNLAIFGRYLLTPKVMELLPHVEEGRGGEIQLTDALRDLLKHEEVYAVTMDSTGYDTGNILSWLEANVSLALETEEFGSQLRDSLERVLGGAVTESVEPRVE; encoded by the coding sequence ATGAAAGCGGTCATCCCAGCGGCGGGTCTCGGCACGCGGTTCCTTCCGGCCACCAAGGAGCAGCCGAAGGAGATGCTGCCGGTGGTGGGCAAGCCGGTGATCCAGTACGTGGTCGAAGAAGCGGTGGATGCCGGTGTTGACGACGTGCTGGTGGTGACCGGGCGCGGCAAGCGCGCCATCGAGGACCACTTCGACCGCTCGGCGGAGCTTGAGGACCTTCTGGAGAGGGCCGGCAACACCGAGAAGCTGCGTCAGGTGCGTCAGATCTCAGAGCTTGCCGACGTGTTCTACGTGCGGCAGGGCCGGCCCCGCGGGCTTGGCCACGCGGTGCTATGCGCCGCCCCGCACACGCTCGACCAGCCGTTCTTCGTGATGCTGGGCGACGTGATCGTCCCCGACAACAACGTGCTCCCCCGGCTGCAGGAGATCCATGAGAAGTACGGCGCCTCTGTGATCGCAGTGGAGCCCGTGGAGCGGGAGTACGTGAGCCGTTATGGCGTGATAGCGGGTCGTGAGGTCGAGCCCGGCGTGTGGGAGGTCACCGATCTGGTGGAGAAGCCTCCGGCCAACGAGGCGCCATCGAACCTCGCCATCTTCGGGCGATACCTCCTTACTCCCAAGGTGATGGAGCTGCTGCCTCACGTGGAAGAAGGCAGGGGAGGCGAGATCCAGCTAACCGACGCCCTGAGGGACCTTCTCAAGCACGAGGAGGTCTATGCGGTGACGATGGACTCCACGGGATACGATACGGGCAACATCCTCTCCTGGCTTGAGGCGAACGTGTCGCTCGCCCTCGAGACCGAGGAGTTCGGCTCGCAGTTGCGGGATAGCCTCGAGCGGGTGCTCGGTGGAGCCGTGACGGAGTCAGTGGAGCCGCGGGTCGAGTAG
- the hemL gene encoding glutamate-1-semialdehyde 2,1-aminomutase yields MQHAHSSDLFVRAQKTIPGGVNSPVRAFRSVGTDPIFYDRAKGSRVWDADGNEYIDFVASWGPMILGHAPDVVLDQVREQLDRGTSYGAPAEVEVLAAEAVVEAVPSIEMVRMVSSGTEATMSAIRLARGYTGREKFIKFDGNYHGHSDSLLVAAGSGLLTLNIPGTPGVTQGAVADTIVLPYNDIHAVREALEAYPEQIAAIIVEPVAGNMGVVPPAGGFLEGLRELCTAHGALLIFDEVITGFRVARGGAQERYGVMPDLTTLGKIIGGGFPVGAFGGKREIMEHLAPIGPVYQAGTLSGNPIAMVAGLALMAELAKPGVYDELERKGARLEAGLRAAVEAAGIDAFLTRVGAMATMFFTAEQVRDWKTASTSDTDRYAAYFRGMMERGIVLAPSQFEATFVGLAHSDDDIDAMTSAAAEVLAGL; encoded by the coding sequence ATGCAGCACGCACACTCCTCGGATCTGTTCGTTCGCGCCCAGAAGACGATCCCGGGCGGTGTGAACTCGCCTGTTCGCGCGTTCCGGAGCGTGGGCACCGATCCGATCTTCTACGACCGCGCGAAGGGCTCGCGCGTGTGGGACGCCGACGGCAACGAGTACATCGACTTCGTGGCCTCGTGGGGCCCGATGATCCTTGGCCATGCGCCGGACGTGGTGCTCGACCAGGTGCGTGAGCAGCTCGATCGCGGTACCAGCTATGGCGCGCCCGCCGAGGTTGAGGTGCTCGCTGCGGAAGCCGTGGTGGAGGCCGTGCCGTCGATCGAGATGGTGCGGATGGTCTCCTCTGGCACCGAGGCCACCATGAGCGCGATCCGGCTCGCCCGCGGCTACACCGGCCGAGAGAAGTTCATCAAGTTCGACGGCAACTATCACGGCCACTCCGACTCGCTCCTGGTGGCGGCGGGCAGCGGTCTGCTCACGCTCAACATCCCCGGCACGCCGGGCGTCACGCAGGGCGCTGTGGCCGACACGATCGTACTGCCGTACAACGACATCCACGCTGTCCGCGAGGCGCTCGAGGCGTATCCGGAGCAGATCGCCGCGATCATCGTGGAGCCCGTGGCCGGCAACATGGGCGTGGTGCCCCCGGCCGGCGGCTTCCTCGAGGGGCTGCGCGAGCTCTGCACCGCGCACGGCGCGCTGCTCATCTTCGACGAGGTGATCACCGGTTTCCGCGTGGCCCGCGGCGGGGCGCAGGAGCGCTATGGCGTCATGCCGGACCTTACGACGCTCGGCAAGATCATCGGCGGCGGTTTCCCGGTAGGCGCCTTCGGCGGGAAGCGCGAGATCATGGAGCACCTCGCGCCCATCGGCCCCGTCTATCAGGCGGGAACGCTCTCGGGCAACCCGATCGCGATGGTTGCCGGTCTCGCGCTCATGGCCGAGCTGGCCAAGCCCGGGGTGTATGACGAGCTGGAGCGCAAGGGCGCGCGGCTCGAGGCCGGGCTTCGCGCAGCAGTCGAGGCGGCGGGCATCGACGCGTTCCTCACGCGTGTGGGGGCCATGGCGACGATGTTCTTCACCGCCGAGCAGGTCCGCGACTGGAAGACGGCGTCCACGAGCGACACGGACCGCTATGCAGCGTACTTCCGCGGCATGATGGAGCGCGGCATCGTACTCGCTCCGAGCCAGTTCGAAGCCACGTTCGTGGGCCTCGCGCACAGCGACGACGATATCGATGCGATGACGTCAGCGGCGGCCGAGGTGCTCGCGGGGCTGTAA
- a CDS encoding glycosyltransferase family 4 protein has protein sequence MILALHDMTHNSRVFKQADALHVAGFDVTLIGIMTRSSQPLHEEHEFGRVVRVRTTKDLHAERELTVAMSSGQPERQSAVLLGIRMFMGRLRENHLLARAAVKAKPDVVIASDLTAWIAGYIVKRRVRTPLVLDVRDLALDSGRPYPGLFVSLYRRVEAFMVRRADAMTTVSPLFAEVFHARYPSAPCLVPIYSGAFECVDEPQPVHHPLRLFFQGNFAPNRRLDELIIGVAGLDDIEVTLALQGFGVEEARLRRLVSELKAEDRIEFIPPCDVRRVVRCASDHDVGVINYRGDTLNLQMTVPIKLLDYMAAGLAVLASDLPGIRHIVEAEGCGMLFEPTGSDAVAAAIRSLASDRDAIEMMKANSVAACARYAAGRQGKSFVEVVESVMGDESRGV, from the coding sequence GTGATCCTCGCACTCCATGACATGACGCACAACTCGCGCGTCTTCAAGCAGGCGGATGCGCTTCATGTGGCCGGGTTCGATGTGACCCTTATCGGGATAATGACTCGCTCATCCCAACCCCTTCATGAGGAGCATGAGTTCGGGCGGGTAGTGCGTGTTCGTACCACGAAAGACCTCCACGCGGAGCGGGAGCTCACGGTAGCCATGTCGAGTGGCCAGCCCGAAAGGCAAAGTGCGGTCCTCCTCGGTATCCGTATGTTCATGGGCAGGCTGCGTGAGAACCACTTGCTCGCCCGTGCCGCCGTCAAAGCGAAACCCGACGTCGTAATCGCATCAGACCTCACGGCATGGATAGCCGGATACATCGTGAAGCGAAGAGTCAGGACCCCGCTCGTCTTAGACGTGCGCGACCTGGCGCTTGACTCTGGACGACCCTACCCCGGGCTCTTCGTGAGCCTCTATCGGCGTGTTGAGGCGTTCATGGTGCGTCGCGCCGATGCCATGACCACGGTCAGTCCACTGTTCGCCGAGGTGTTCCACGCGCGCTACCCTTCAGCTCCGTGCCTGGTGCCCATCTACAGTGGAGCGTTTGAGTGCGTTGATGAGCCGCAGCCCGTGCATCATCCGCTGAGGCTGTTCTTTCAGGGCAATTTCGCACCAAACCGTCGACTGGATGAGTTGATCATCGGCGTCGCGGGTCTCGACGACATCGAGGTGACGCTCGCCCTGCAGGGCTTCGGGGTCGAGGAAGCGCGTTTGCGTCGGCTGGTTTCGGAACTCAAGGCAGAAGACAGGATCGAGTTCATCCCCCCCTGTGACGTACGTAGAGTGGTGAGGTGCGCGTCGGACCATGATGTCGGAGTCATCAACTATCGGGGAGACACCCTGAATCTGCAGATGACAGTGCCCATCAAGCTCCTCGACTACATGGCGGCGGGGCTAGCTGTCTTGGCGTCGGACCTGCCGGGGATTCGGCACATAGTCGAGGCTGAGGGTTGCGGCATGTTGTTCGAGCCGACAGGATCGGATGCGGTCGCCGCCGCGATCCGCTCCCTCGCTTCGGATCGTGACGCTATTGAGATGATGAAGGCCAACTCGGTTGCTGCGTGTGCGCGGTATGCCGCCGGTAGGCAGGGGAAGAGCTTCGTAGAGGTGGTTGAGTCGGTGATGGGCGATGAGTCGCGTGGCGTGTGA
- a CDS encoding glycosyltransferase — MLGVSDLHVDARVRKQAAALTRSGAQVTIVWVGPSAPEDLVAAGYDVRIIERFRVPRLGEADIWWPLRVAVNLTYTKAREKWYLRKASSLATLNGPALLDAAIAARPDVIHAHNIHTIAVGTRAKRISGARVVYDCRDLFADVEYYDEETRERLRSAEAASIHEVDQTIVVSEVFADILSSRYGIPRPTVIYNGPDQVVPTPRPVHEPVRLFFQGAYRRNRNLGSLIEAMCILEGRATLTLQGFGRVEEELRDMVARLSLSDVVTFVPPAAPLDVVRSAAEYDVGVICYRGDSLNLESTVPNKLMDYLGAGLALAVSDLPGHRSVLEGTGAGIFIDPSDAGSIARDLARLIDDPERITGMKRAALETARRHEWSVQAGRLVRVYEGVLNREAV; from the coding sequence ATGCTTGGTGTATCCGACCTTCATGTCGATGCACGGGTCCGCAAACAAGCGGCAGCGCTCACTCGATCCGGTGCTCAGGTCACCATCGTATGGGTAGGCCCCTCGGCACCTGAGGATCTGGTGGCGGCCGGCTACGACGTCCGCATCATCGAGCGCTTCAGGGTGCCCCGGCTTGGCGAGGCAGACATCTGGTGGCCGCTGCGTGTCGCAGTGAACCTCACCTACACGAAGGCGCGTGAGAAGTGGTACTTGCGCAAGGCATCCAGTCTGGCAACGCTCAACGGTCCGGCACTCCTGGACGCCGCCATAGCGGCCAGGCCGGATGTGATTCACGCGCACAACATCCACACCATCGCTGTTGGAACGAGAGCTAAGCGGATATCGGGCGCGAGGGTCGTGTATGACTGTCGGGACCTCTTTGCTGATGTCGAGTACTACGATGAAGAGACGCGGGAGCGACTCCGCAGCGCAGAGGCGGCGTCGATACATGAGGTCGATCAGACCATCGTGGTCTCTGAGGTGTTCGCCGACATTCTCAGCTCGCGATACGGAATCCCGCGGCCGACAGTCATCTACAACGGACCGGATCAGGTGGTGCCCACACCGCGTCCAGTGCATGAACCAGTACGGCTGTTTTTCCAAGGTGCCTACAGGCGCAACCGGAATCTCGGTTCATTGATCGAAGCCATGTGCATTCTTGAGGGACGGGCGACACTCACTCTGCAGGGCTTTGGGCGAGTCGAGGAGGAGTTGCGCGACATGGTCGCCCGCTTGTCGCTGAGTGACGTTGTCACTTTCGTGCCGCCCGCCGCCCCGCTTGATGTCGTAAGGAGCGCCGCAGAGTACGATGTGGGAGTCATCTGCTATCGGGGCGACTCGCTGAACCTCGAGTCGACGGTGCCCAACAAGCTCATGGACTACCTCGGCGCGGGCTTAGCTCTTGCGGTGAGCGACCTGCCTGGGCACAGAAGCGTGTTGGAGGGCACGGGAGCCGGCATCTTCATCGACCCGAGCGACGCAGGATCGATCGCGCGCGACCTGGCGCGCCTGATCGATGATCCCGAGCGCATCACAGGCATGAAGCGGGCTGCGTTGGAGACAGCGCGGCGCCACGAATGGTCAGTGCAGGCGGGCAGGCTCGTTCGTGTGTATGAAGGTGTCCTGAACCGTGAGGCCGTCTAG
- a CDS encoding glycosyltransferase family 2 protein, whose product MPAYNSAETIAESIESVLAQTFSHWELIVVDDGSTDETWEIATGYASRDPRIRVLRVEHGGCGAARGAGASIARAPYIARLDSDDLYLPEYMAEFAEFIEAHPGHGIYSCNGERFHPDGSAMLRLRGPRFERVVSVDLDEMLAWNRVFTTAVFDRSILDLVGGIRSDIYVEDYDLWIRALAHGATHIYLPKVLARYRVSEGQMTSDRMRIEASAIQARNDLIASGSLSRRQIAIARAKNRDMRRWIAARRWADLERRVAAGDRTHLLRDAFRARQAIPDAAEVRARALVAESIRRLRRVFPVLENVRLRKRSRAAGK is encoded by the coding sequence ATGCCCGCGTACAACTCGGCGGAGACTATCGCCGAGTCGATCGAGTCCGTGCTTGCGCAGACGTTCAGTCACTGGGAGCTCATCGTCGTTGACGACGGCTCGACTGACGAAACGTGGGAGATCGCGACCGGGTATGCCAGTCGTGACCCACGCATCCGCGTGTTACGTGTGGAGCATGGCGGTTGCGGTGCGGCGCGCGGGGCTGGCGCCAGCATCGCTCGAGCACCGTACATCGCCCGGCTCGACTCCGATGATCTGTACCTGCCGGAGTACATGGCCGAGTTCGCCGAGTTCATCGAGGCTCACCCCGGTCACGGGATCTACTCGTGCAACGGGGAGCGGTTCCATCCGGACGGCTCGGCCATGCTCCGGTTGCGTGGACCACGCTTCGAGCGCGTGGTCTCTGTCGATCTCGATGAGATGCTCGCGTGGAACCGCGTGTTCACTACTGCCGTGTTCGACCGCTCGATCCTCGACCTCGTCGGCGGGATCCGGTCCGACATCTACGTTGAGGACTACGACCTGTGGATCCGGGCCCTGGCGCACGGGGCGACCCACATCTACCTTCCGAAGGTGCTCGCCCGTTACAGGGTGAGCGAAGGGCAGATGACCTCCGATAGGATGCGGATCGAGGCTAGCGCCATCCAGGCGCGCAACGATCTCATCGCGTCGGGATCACTGAGTCGACGGCAGATCGCGATCGCCAGGGCGAAGAACCGTGACATGCGGCGCTGGATCGCCGCAAGGCGTTGGGCCGATCTCGAGCGGAGAGTGGCTGCCGGAGACCGCACGCATCTCCTCAGGGACGCCTTCCGCGCCCGACAGGCGATACCGGACGCGGCTGAGGTGCGTGCGCGCGCACTTGTCGCCGAGTCGATCAGGCGGCTTCGCCGGGTGTTCCCCGTCCTTGAGAACGTGCGGCTACGGAAACGCAGCAGGGCCGCAGGCAAGTGA
- a CDS encoding glycosyltransferase: MTIDAVLIVAFKYPPYAEVGGRRWARLSRHFADAGIQVHVLTVNWGDDGFGAMDLVRHPNIHIHRIPSLCFHRLRSNRLHLPKRVHGRLVRLLRKHEMLEDARHWGLVMVPHARRLIRRHGIKHVITTGAPYWANWWILKLKKTDPHVVLTQDLRDPWTDHPFRMRSYSQRAILRAHRMEAEVLAKSDLIVTITNAVRDLLSAKSAAPVRVVENGYEPREFPEPGPAAPRPFWLMHAGTLASGRDKPLRNFLRAVRTVTPEMPELRIRFWGPMRPDVTAEFADLIERRVLELHDWAPVDEITEEMRVNTYACLHFISRELSPFLQSMKVFEYAFSHRPILSIDYGGEMRRLVEEHRLGWSVDGDDQSAMQAALRLLHRAWADDPSAENQPLDLDRFAYSNLSKRYLALLEEAETGGAQKTLGVSS, translated from the coding sequence ATGACCATCGACGCAGTGCTCATAGTGGCCTTCAAGTACCCGCCGTACGCCGAGGTGGGCGGTCGGCGCTGGGCTCGACTTTCGCGTCACTTCGCAGATGCTGGCATTCAGGTTCATGTGCTCACCGTGAACTGGGGTGATGACGGCTTCGGGGCCATGGATCTGGTGAGACACCCCAACATCCACATCCATCGCATCCCGTCGCTCTGCTTCCACCGCCTGAGAAGCAACAGGCTCCACCTGCCGAAGAGAGTCCACGGACGCCTGGTGCGCCTCCTGAGGAAGCACGAGATGCTCGAGGATGCACGGCACTGGGGACTCGTGATGGTCCCTCACGCCCGACGTCTGATACGTCGGCACGGCATCAAGCATGTAATCACCACCGGGGCTCCATACTGGGCGAATTGGTGGATTCTGAAGCTTAAGAAGACCGATCCCCATGTCGTCCTCACCCAGGACTTGCGTGATCCCTGGACAGATCACCCCTTCCGAATGCGAAGCTACTCCCAGCGGGCGATTCTTCGCGCGCACAGGATGGAGGCTGAGGTTCTGGCAAAGTCGGACCTCATCGTCACGATAACGAATGCAGTGCGCGACCTGCTCTCCGCCAAGAGCGCCGCTCCCGTCCGAGTCGTGGAGAACGGATACGAGCCAAGAGAGTTTCCCGAACCTGGACCTGCCGCGCCAAGGCCGTTCTGGCTGATGCATGCCGGCACTCTGGCGAGTGGACGTGACAAGCCTCTGCGCAACTTCCTGCGTGCGGTTCGCACCGTGACTCCCGAGATGCCCGAACTGCGCATCCGCTTCTGGGGGCCGATGCGCCCAGACGTGACCGCGGAGTTTGCGGACCTCATCGAACGCCGTGTGCTCGAGTTGCACGACTGGGCCCCGGTGGACGAGATCACTGAGGAGATGCGCGTCAATACGTACGCCTGCCTGCACTTCATCTCCCGGGAACTGTCCCCTTTCCTCCAGTCCATGAAGGTATTCGAGTATGCGTTCTCCCACCGTCCTATTCTCAGTATCGATTACGGTGGAGAGATGAGGCGACTGGTGGAGGAACACAGACTGGGATGGAGCGTAGATGGGGACGATCAGTCCGCGATGCAGGCAGCACTGAGGCTTCTTCACCGCGCGTGGGCCGATGATCCTAGCGCAGAGAATCAGCCACTGGACCTGGATAGATTCGCATACTCGAATCTATCGAAGAGGTACCTCGCACTCCTGGAGGAGGCCGAAACCGGTGGGGCCCAGAAGACCCTTGGCGTATCCAGCTAG
- a CDS encoding Lrp/AsnC family transcriptional regulator, giving the protein MHHQLDTEARQLRAVLGDGFPVTLRPFADLGARIGMTGEEVLAVIRSMRDARAIRRVGATLAPAALGYKASLCAVAVSEERVDDVISLLADVPNVTHAFEMDDRYRLWFVLSAPSAARLEIAESELAARLGAADRFRVLRSEEYRVTASFDADGAPEPERLDVPPVEPLDDDHRALVRLLQGDLPLVERPFSRMAATLADCGYDADEQQVLRDVQELVNAGVVRGFSATVRERTEPWRIALTVWVNPHDAGEAGALISAFPEVLHCFDRRVPGSGRAIVAIVETPDRTALDRTVQRIRSAANLDAPRIAYPLRELKRASMRFFSEGD; this is encoded by the coding sequence ATGCATCACCAGCTGGACACAGAAGCCCGGCAACTCCGAGCCGTGCTCGGGGACGGGTTTCCCGTCACGCTCCGTCCGTTCGCGGATCTGGGCGCACGCATCGGGATGACCGGCGAAGAGGTGCTCGCCGTCATCAGGTCGATGCGCGATGCGCGCGCGATACGGCGCGTGGGCGCTACGCTGGCGCCGGCTGCGCTCGGCTACAAGGCGAGCCTGTGTGCCGTCGCAGTATCCGAGGAGCGGGTCGATGACGTGATCTCGCTGTTGGCCGACGTGCCGAACGTGACGCATGCGTTCGAGATGGACGATCGCTACCGGCTCTGGTTCGTGCTCTCCGCGCCGTCGGCCGCGCGGCTGGAGATCGCCGAGAGCGAACTGGCGGCGCGGTTGGGCGCCGCCGACCGCTTCCGGGTACTCCGGAGCGAGGAGTATCGCGTGACGGCGTCGTTCGACGCCGACGGCGCCCCGGAGCCCGAGCGGCTTGACGTGCCGCCGGTCGAGCCGCTCGACGACGACCACCGGGCGTTGGTGCGTCTTCTCCAGGGCGACCTGCCGCTGGTGGAGCGTCCGTTCTCGCGGATGGCTGCCACGCTCGCCGATTGCGGCTACGACGCTGACGAGCAGCAGGTCCTGCGGGATGTGCAGGAGCTCGTGAACGCCGGGGTGGTCCGGGGATTCTCGGCCACCGTTCGTGAGCGCACGGAGCCCTGGCGCATAGCGCTCACCGTGTGGGTGAACCCGCACGACGCCGGTGAGGCAGGAGCGCTCATCTCCGCCTTCCCGGAAGTCCTGCACTGCTTCGACCGCAGGGTGCCCGGTAGCGGCAGGGCGATCGTGGCGATCGTGGAGACGCCCGACCGGACCGCTCTCGACCGCACCGTCCAGCGTATCCGCAGCGCCGCCAACCTGGACGCGCCCCGGATCGCGTATCCGTTGCGGGAGCTGAAGCGCGCGTCGATGCGGTTCTTCTCCGAAGGGGACTGA
- a CDS encoding class I SAM-dependent methyltransferase, which yields MGRPNHQGTSNLRGGAYRVLKDAYVRASLRLARPVSREIHDDVSRIVERHTNRQMRHTHAVARESYRQVEALVGLYSTLGFTLPLPPMRGYALSPDAAVEIVRLIHESRPSTILELGSGVSTLITAYALRRFGGGRVISLEHDAAWHEIATGYIVEHDLSDYAEVRYAPLEEIEIQGHPWKWYDPSALQGIDSVDMLVVDGPPRSTQPLARYPALPLVGHLLTHEAMIVLDDTVREDERSIIRIWDSESGPFRIEEFAAEKGLTVMRR from the coding sequence ATGGGAAGACCGAACCATCAAGGTACTTCGAACCTGCGGGGCGGCGCGTACAGAGTACTGAAGGACGCCTATGTTCGGGCCAGTCTTAGACTGGCGAGACCGGTCTCGCGCGAGATTCATGACGACGTATCACGCATAGTCGAGCGACACACCAATCGCCAGATGCGCCACACGCACGCGGTGGCACGGGAGTCGTACCGACAGGTCGAAGCACTTGTGGGGCTCTATTCGACTCTCGGCTTCACGCTGCCGCTCCCACCGATGCGCGGATACGCTCTTTCTCCCGATGCCGCAGTTGAGATCGTTAGACTGATACATGAATCGAGACCGTCTACCATCCTCGAACTCGGCAGCGGCGTCTCAACGCTGATCACAGCATATGCGCTTAGGAGATTCGGTGGTGGGCGTGTCATCTCTCTGGAGCACGATGCCGCATGGCACGAGATAGCCACTGGCTACATCGTGGAACACGATCTTAGTGACTATGCTGAAGTCCGGTACGCTCCGCTGGAAGAGATTGAGATCCAAGGACACCCCTGGAAGTGGTACGACCCGTCAGCACTTCAGGGAATCGACTCCGTTGACATGCTTGTCGTCGATGGGCCGCCACGCAGTACCCAGCCTCTTGCACGATACCCGGCATTACCGCTGGTGGGTCATCTTCTCACACACGAGGCTATGATCGTGCTCGACGACACGGTTCGCGAAGATGAGCGGAGCATCATCAGAATATGGGACTCAGAGTCGGGGCCGTTCCGCATAGAGGAGTTTGCCGCTGAAAAGGGTCTCACCGTGATGCGCCGCTGA